The genomic stretch ACACGAGACGGGACATACCGATTCCCACCTCATTTACCCCTCAATCTCATTCCCCCGTAGTTAGGGTACTACCGCACTCGCCTACTACATATGATGCCGAGCAGAAAGAGACAAAGACAGAAACTGTTGACCACCAGTTAACTGTTGCGTTTGAGAAAGCAACGGGAATTGTCGAAGCACACAGGGAAGAGGAGGAGAAAGAAGATGTCCCGGAAGAGAAACAAGCTGAAAAGGAACCATCTATTGAGCCTGTTGAGAATGGAAATGAGGTTGGAATGGGAGAAGTAAATGTTAATGTTTCCCTTTCTGATACATTAGAGGTGGAAAAAGACAGAAATGACCCTCCGACAGAAGTGAAAGAGAAGGAAGATTCATCACGAAGGGCGGATCTGGATGACCTATCTGAGATTCCATTAAAGATGCAGAAGACAGATGAAGTTACTGTGGCTTGCTCAAATGTGCTGCCATTAAAAGAGCAAGATGGATGTGAAGTTTCTCTGAAGGAAATTTGCGACAATTCTGGATTTCAAATTAGCATGGAGAATGGAGACGGTGATAGTTTATTGACTGAACAACCAAGCGAGGTTACTGCAATGGAGACTGAATGATTAAGCAGGAGAATAAGCTATACTAactccatttcttcttcttcttcctttttttGTTAACATAAGTTCACTGCAAATGCCAATTACTGAACTACAGTCATACCCTATTAACAGGGTTTTTTCGATGTAGCGTTTTGTTTTTCTTGAACTTTAGGCATTGGATACTCGTTCATTTAGTTAGTGATTCTTTTATGCTGATGCATTATTCAAATCTAATAAGTACCCTCTTCTTTTTCAAGACTGATGATAGAATGTTCCCTGCATAATCTGTGTACTTTAAATCACTTGTGCCAGTTCTGCCAAATGGAATCCAGAGGGTAGCCTTTGTTCATACAGTAGTTACTCCTTATTCATCCTGGAAGGAAACTGCTGTCAGCGGTTTTCACCGTAGGGTGAAGACCCGAAGTTGTATACATTGAGCCACTCAATAGGCGTCTAAGGAGCCTTTGAGACATTAGAATAAAGGCGGTTAAAAAATAAATAAGCATACATGTTATGACACTACTTTTTCTCCTGTTAATAGTTACTGCTTAATCAGTGACTGTCAAACTGGTCGGGCAGTAAGGTCCGGCTTGATACACAGCTGGGGTCGAATACTGCCATCGGGTTATCTGTCGGTTTATTTATATAGATGAATTATATGACTGAGACACTCAAATAAGAAAAACGTAAAGAATTGATCGAGACAGACTATAAAGGGgtataatattaatattttaattgcAATTGTAATTGTGACTTATAAATGGAATTTGATTATAATATTGATTTTCTTTTATAAATTGATTTTATTTCCCTTCAATTTGCATTTTTTGCTATTTTATCCCATTTATAAGTCGGGTTTATTTTTAGACATGTATAAGACGAAGATACTAAAAACAAAAGATAGCAAGTTCGAATCCCCTCAAATCGTTCCCGAAATTTCAAATAACACTCTTCTATCCCTCGTTAGTCGTTCCTTCCTTCCTTCCTTTCAGTCATCGCCATTGCACTCAAATCGCGCTAATCTTCCATAGACGATAATCCTCCTCCTCAGCTAAGGTAATCATTTACAATAACTTGTAAATTACTCATACTTCTTCAAATTTAGCTTGAAGTTTATCCAATTGATTGATTAAAATTGCATGAATTGaagtgaataataaaagaaaagatggATATAATATCACAAATGCAAGAACAAGTGAATTTGATAGCGTCCTTAGCATTCAACACTTTTGGTACTTTGCAAAGAGATGCTCCTCCTGTTCGTCTTTCTCCTAATTATCCCGAACCTACGCCATTAAACCCTAATTCTCAACCACCGGCGCAACAACCGCCGTCGGAGCCGCAGCAGCCGTCGCAAGCGCCGGCGCCGCAGGAGGATTTCGCTGATGAGCCGAAAAAGGCGAGTGCTGCTCTTGTTAAGGCTGCCAAACAGGTCCCTCTCCTTTGTTTTCTTGtgattttagttttttttttcacgCTTTGTGTAGATGTGTTATTGGAAAGTTATTGATCAATTGGATAATAATTTGCCGGTgttagttttgaaatgtttggaATCGTGTTCTTCTCTAGTGTCTTAAGCTTGTTTGATATGATTGATCGTTTTGCGTTTTGCACGGTGTAAGATAATGTGGTTGTGGTTGAACAGGCGAAAGGTATGTTTGGAACTTTGAGTGTATGGAAACATCTCATTAGTAGCCTTGCCAAATTGTTAGGTGTTGGAGTTTAGGAAAAGAGAGTGCGTTTACACTCAGGGCAATGTTTTTGTTGGTGGCAACCTCAACTACTGATCGAATAGAATTTGAATGTTGAATGTTGAACGCTGATAGGAGTTGATATGTTCAAAATTTGGCTTTTTGGTATGCTTGTCAAGTTAGGGTTTAGGAATGAAACCAAGATGGTGTGCACATCGGTTAGTGCATCACAATTGTTAGTAttatgttggtggtggtggtgatgatatGAGTGATCAAAACCAGTTATGGTTAAGACTGAGATTGTGTTCAACTTAACGGCACTAAAAGGCTGTCACTACTCACTACTAGTGATGTGGTTGGTATTAAGGTTTGGGTAGTAAACGTGTCTCTATTGGTCTTTGATTGCTTAGGATAAGGTTCCATGCATGTAGGTCATCATATTAGGTAGTTATGCAAAGTCATACCGAAAGGTCTAATTCTTTGGTGATTGTCGTATATGTACGTACAATGCTTTGATTTCCCGACATTATGGTATtaaatttcaaatatttcaaaaacGGTATTTCTTCTGGTCTCAAGTAGTTGAAGGATTGGTTGCATGAATAGCTCAAAAGAAagccttatactccctccgtcccggtcatttgttgtcctttggttttggcccaaagaccaaggaaagggaagggggccaattactaaatgacaagtggaattaattgagtgtgaatggtcaaattgctcatcaagttcattcttaaaatagaaagtacaacaattgactgagatacgcaaaaatggaaaaggacaacaaatgaccgggacaaagggaGTACATTTTATGTTTTGCTATACTTGTTACAAGTAGAACTGGATCAGTGACTTTGACTGCGGAATGTTGTGAGCTATAAATAAAAAAGATTATTCTCCCTGTCCTAAAGCACTTCCTACTTTCATTCTTATGTTCTTTCTATTGTACGGATATTGTAAATTAATGCTTTAGACTTATCCTAGGGTGGTAATGACAGACTGTCTTCTCTGTCGAACTTCAATTTGAACTTTGTTGTTACCTTTCTGAACATTGAACGCGAAGTCATAGTTATGTTACTCCCATAGTATCATGTTATATTTGTACTTTTGTAGATATTGTCAACTGACTCACACTAGTGATTGCCAAGTTTTCACATAAGTTGCTGCCTGCATATTCACTGGTAAAATGTAATAACTGGTTTTATTCTAGGACTTTTTTTATGCAGAAAGAGGCGTGTTGTGTAGCTCCCTGCATATGCACTCTTCAATCTGGAACTTTTTATTTGTGTTTATGTATCACCATATAGCTAATTACGTCTTGTTGTTCAGTTTGATGCCTTGGTTAACGCCCTTCCACTGACTGAGGGAGGTGAAGAAGCTCAACTTAAACGAATAGCAGAGCTTCAGGTATTAGTGTATTACAGTTGGTAGCTCATTTTGAACTGCTAAACTATCTACATGTCGCTTACTTGGTACTCCTTGTAAGTACACCAGGCGGAAAATGATGCTGTTGGACAAGAATTGCAAAGGCAACTGGAAGCTGCTGGTAAACACTTGGACAATTTATATTTTTTTACGTTTCTGCTTCCTGAGAACATCGATGGTCTAACTTAGTCAAAATAGTTATGAGAATTTGATTTTATTCCTGTAGGTTCAATAAATCTGAATCTGACGACTTTTTTAAGCTGCTAGAAGCCTAGAACTACAGATATGGTCATGACTCACAGTTTcataagatcttatgcatgcatagcAACAACGCTGTTAGTTAGTTAGTATGCTACATAGAAGCTATAAAGTAGCTTGGTTGCCTGTAACTGCAGACTTGCCATTAGGTACCGAAATTAACTTAGGTATATGATATGTATGTTACTCGTAGTAAATTAGAAGTATCTAATGTACGATATTGATACAATATGTTAGTATGAATAGGCCGAGTAACCTAGGCTGTATGTTATATCTGTTGATTGACCTACTATAGTGTGCTGCCGTTCGAAACTTTTATTTTGTGTTTTACCAGCTCAAGTAGTCACatactagtttttttttttttttaaaggcacATACTCTCACCAAGTACTGTATTATTCTGAAAATTAAATTTTCAATCTGGTGCCCTTTTTTTTTGTAGATGAGGAGCTAAAACAAGTGCAGGAAATGTTCAACCAAGCATCAGATAAGTGTTTAAACATGAAGAAACCGTATTGAAGACAGATGATCTTACCCAGCATTTAGGAGATTTTAACTGTCATTATGTGTATATTATGTGAAACCCTTTTCATGATTCCCATTATTTAAGCCAAAGTGTGGTAGTGTAGTCTCAAATAAGGCCCGGAGCTTTATTTTAGTAGGCCTGAGAATTAGCCATCAGAGGAGGTTAGGAATGTGAACGAACGAGTAAATCTCAATCAGTGTCCTATAAGCCAGTGTTAAGACATTAAAATATTTCTTTATGAATTCTCCATTGGCgttgaaatagtttttaaaaatTGGGTCAGATTACTTGTACTTGGCTTAATTTCATAGAGCTCTAGCATCGGAAACGATGATTGAATTGATGCTCTACAGTCTACATAGTTAATGTACTTGTTCACTGATCCAGGGGAGTAATTAGAGGAGGCTTCTTTTCAATTTATCTACTTGCCGATCTCTAATGTATACTTCCTGTGGAAGTAGTCAATTTCACCGTGGAAATAGAGTTGACTCCTGCATCTACGTTCTGTCCAATTCTTTCGTGTAATTCTAAGATATGATTAGCCCTATAAATTTAGAACTACAGACATGATTAGCCCTAGTTCGACTATGCACTTGCTTTACAAGCCTACGTCTCTTCTTTGTTTGGTCGTGGCTGCTAAAATGGTATGGGAAATGAGGGACTACTCAGTAGTCAGTACTGTTGGAAACTGAGACCTCATTCTACCATTAAAGTTTGGAGACGAATTTGGTAGAAGGAAAAAAGCCTGAACCTATAATGAATGATGTTAGGATAATTGATTTCCCTTTATTGACCGATTTGGAAGCTAGACACCTCTAAAATCATGGAGGTTAGGATAGAAATTATCTTTGATTCAAGGTGGGTGAATCATATTCATATCCTTAGTATTCCAATGAGCCATCGGATCACTTCTTACACCTTCTACTCGTCCCATTCTTACAATGGTAGTTACAACACTAAGTCGGGGTATAGCCTTCCGTTGGACTCTCTATTGGAAGAAAATTGCAATCGGACTTCGACAAGAGCAGACTACAAAGTTAAAACATTGCCTATTGTGGAAGAATTCCGTACACAAGGGGCCTTAAGATTGCTTTCTTGCTCAAAGATTGTGGTTGGGTTGCCAGCTTGGGATGGTCGCATCATGAGATGATTAGTCGACTTTCGAACCTCGAATATCAACTGGCTCAATTTACTGTTAAAGACTAACTCCTCTGAGAGTTCAAGGTTATTTCCTTAAATGAGCGCGCTTCGGACCATTTCAGTTACTAGGAATGATGgactcttcaattggtaggaATCATTCCTTTCCGTTGGCCGAAGTGCTACTAAGCATTTGACAGAGCTGGTTGTGGTCGATGTCATGATCAATGACGAGCATAGGAAGTCAGGGAAAGCTTTTGTTATCATTGGATTGTTTTCCATTTTTCATCAAGCTTGGAATTAAGACCGTATCTCTTCTCTGGTATAGGATGTTACGTATGCCTGGGTGGACCTTGGCACAATTTGTAGAGCAGGCTGAGGCTCTCAGTGTGGTACGGGATTGAACTGGGCAAGGAAAGTTGGGCACCTTCGTGTGTACATTTCCTCTGACCGCCGTTCTCTCCTCGTGTGGGAGAAAGGGGGCGACAAGCGCTCTTTTCTGCTAATCTGACAGTTACCTAGCAGATCCTAGGTGTCATCTCGAGAAACCATCATCTCCTGGAGCCATAATCAATGATATTTTTAATCTAACTAAAAATTTCCATTGTTTGTTAGTTATAtttttcataatttattgctCATAATGTAGCTAAAAAGGCAAAAAATGAGCCCGGCTAAAAAAAGGCTACTAAAATTTAACACTTGATTTCCACGTCCAAAAATAAAAATCCACCAAAATGGAGAAATatgattttattgaataaaaaacTGAGATTTTTTCTGATCATTCTTCATTTCAAATTCCGATTCATGTCTTGCTAAACTGAAACTGCACGACTACATGGACGGAAGTACTAGTTATTAAGAAACGTTATCTAAAACACCACAAATACAACATTAATAAGAACGGAATTCAAACATGATCGCATGACATGAGACACCAACTTAAAATACAAAGGTAATCCGTAAAAGCTTAACTCAACCATACTCATCATATTGTAGTATGTAACGTTCTAGGGGCTCATACGCAAAAAAGAAAATGTATCTAGGCTTGGTAGCCAAACTGAGTAATGTTTTACATTACGAGACATCCCCACCAAAAGAAATCCAATAACACACAATCTGGTACAAACGACGACCATCACATCAACTCCTCAAGATGATCACTGCATTTCCAAAGCAACAAGTCAGCATCCAACAATAATTCCGATTTCCATAACTTATAATGCATAATGTTAGCAATTGATCAAAAGAGTGGCGTAAAACtatatcaaaattcaaaaacaatctATGCAACGGAacatttaaaaaaataaacaaaataaagtacCAGCATAGGCCGTTTTCTTTAATGTcccaaaattaaaataattaacaaaatGAAGTGAAATTGAAATTTATTACTCCTCAAAGAGTCCACATAGACGCTTTTTCTTCTCAGGTTTCGACTATGACACTAGGTCTGGACTATGACACTAGGTCACTGCCAACGACTTTTAAGTCTATCATGGCTCAGCGACATAAACTGACTTCCAAAATACCAGACTaacattttttttgtttaaactGCTGTCCCATTCAGCGGAGCGACTAATCAATTTTGCTTACAACCGAAAAATGCAACCTTACGCGGACCAGTTTTGGATTCTAACTTTCAAATCAACCACATTTTAATAATTTCTttgtttaaaatttgaaaaacaaAATTGAATGTCTACGATGCAAGGAACAATGCTGATATCTATCCTATGCTCTTTAATTAAAACTGAGAAATTTGAAATTATTATCTAACCTGCTGCTGTACAGGCTGCTGGGCCTGTGGCACGGCATAACCACCATATCCAGGATAGCCTCCATAGTACATATTAGGATCTTGGGGAGCAGCATAACCATTAGGGTTATATCCTTGTTGATAACCGTAGTAACCGGCATTGTTCCACTGGTTTTGTTCAGCTTGTGGCTACCGAAACAGAAAAATAGTTCAACTTGACATTCAAACAAGATTAAATGTTAATGTTAAGCAGGAAGAATTTATAAAAGAAAAACATACCCGCCGGTTTGATGTATTATGACCCCAAGAAAGTCTAATAGTCCGTCCGCCTAACTGAGTCCCATTCATTGCACTCAATGCCGCCTCAGCACAATTTCTGCCAAATTAATTATGTTATGAGTTACTAGTATAAGAAACAAACATGGCATTCTCACTTGCAAGTTGCAACTACTACTAAAAAAAATCATCCAAACCTGGTAGTAAACTGAACAAAACCACATTGCTTGCCGACAGGTATTTTTACATGGACCAATTCCCCATATTGACTAAAAGCTTGTTTCAAATGTTCATCAGTGACATTAGGATCCAGATTACCAACAAATACCTGGAAAGTAAAGCTTAAAGTAAGAACGAGACCGAAAATGGTTTTGAGGTGGaactctttcaaaaaaaataccCACAGTAGTATTATTTGGATCACTGTCATTCTGAGTTGCCTGGGTATTCTGGTAAGAAGCTGCGTTTAAGAAGAAAAAAAACATGATATAGCAGAAGCAATCCAAAAAAATGCATCACAGAAAAATGTAACACAACAATGTGTTCAACGACAACAATAGCTGTATGACGTTTGTGAACTACAATAATATTGCACACTCTCCAAAGTAAGGA from Silene latifolia isolate original U9 population chromosome 2, ASM4854445v1, whole genome shotgun sequence encodes the following:
- the LOC141629169 gene encoding uncharacterized protein LOC141629169, whose protein sequence is MNQLMNQAASPSDPPVKRRRGRPRKDETPAVEKPSLVSRPILRSVSCTPGNSSGASKGKDTVQVDADLSLSTDDDYNNDEMVGQVVTGVLECAFDAGYFLRVRVGDSDMYMRGVVFKEGCVVPVTPENDIAPNAKMYTRRDIPIPTSFTPQSHSPVVRVLPHSPTTYDAEQKETKTETVDHQLTVAFEKATGIVEAHREEEEKEDVPEEKQAEKEPSIEPVENGNEVGMGEVNVNVSLSDTLEVEKDRNDPPTEVKEKEDSSRRADLDDLSEIPLKMQKTDEVTVACSNVLPLKEQDGCEVSLKEICDNSGFQISMENGDGDSLLTEQPSEVTAMETE
- the LOC141642584 gene encoding mediator of RNA polymerase II transcription subunit 21-like translates to MDIISQMQEQVNLIASLAFNTFGTLQRDAPPVRLSPNYPEPTPLNPNSQPPAQQPPSEPQQPSQAPAPQEDFADEPKKASAALVKAAKQFDALVNALPLTEGGEEAQLKRIAELQAENDAVGQELQRQLEAADEELKQVQEMFNQASDKCLNMKKPY